Proteins found in one Gigantopelta aegis isolate Gae_Host chromosome 12, Gae_host_genome, whole genome shotgun sequence genomic segment:
- the LOC121385982 gene encoding uncharacterized protein LOC121385982, giving the protein MSKSIEEDGQGYVNTAFAQEYPDMLDNELYVQSRTSPDNGNIAAKDDSATDEDKLTVKADDISAMYSVVDKSRKHTKLTEHEISSMYAVVKKNTMSADDTENRRSNGSLPEMDVSEDVSSMYTQVNKKKRKENKDIELGQKDTVEGHDVENANAQSECTNVYQNI; this is encoded by the exons ATGTCCAAAA gtatTGAAGAAGATGGACAAGGGTATGTGAACACCGCATTTGCTCAAGAATACCCAG aTATGCTAGACAATGAGCTCTATGTTCAGTCTAGGACTTCACCAGACAATGGAAATATAGCAG CGAAGGACGACAGTGCGACTGATGAAGACAAACTGACGGTCAAAGCAGACGACATCAGTGCTATGTACTCGGTCGTCGACAAAAGTCGAAAACATACGAAACTTACCGAGCACGAAATCAGTTCTATGTACGCGGTCGTCAAGAAGAATACAATGTCAGCAGACGACACCGAGAACAGACGAAGCAATGGCAGTCTCCCAGAGATGGACGTTTCTGAAGATGTCTCCAGCATGTATACGCAGGTGAATAAGAAGaaacgaaaagaaaacaaagacatCGAGTTGGGACAGAAAG ATACAGTTGAAGGTCATGATGTGGAAAATGCTAATGCTCAGTCTGAGTGTACCAATGtctatcaaaatatttaa